The segment AAGCTGTAGAACTTGAGGCTTCTGTCCATTCCTGCAGAGCTCAGGAACTGAGCGTTTTCTCCGAAGGCCACGCCGGTCACCAATCCAGAGTGTTCTACGAATAGAAAGGGAAGAGCAGTGTCAAAACCGGACACCTCTTTGCAACAAACACACTATGTGGCATGCATACACCGAGTGAGCAGCTAAAAGagactggtgtttttttttccccccttacCAGAGAAGTTGAGGACCTCGGACCACTGCTTGCAGATGTAGACCCGGATGTCAGATCCTCCCACGGCCAGGTAGGTTCCACTCTGGTCAAACACTAGGGACTTAACCTGAAACAGAGGCACAGAGGCAAATAGTCCTTACATATTCAGAGGCTTCccacacatcaaattaaaggacttttcaatgacctttaaggtcttgtttggttcaattaaattaattttgggGTAAGACACGGTATTGctcaaaattagacatcataaAGGCCTCATTCCTTTTAATCATGAtgttgtcaagtcaagaaagcATGGTGAAATGAAAAGGCCCGTGGGAACCCTCTTGtttagttttgcatttttaacacacagacaggataTATAAATGAATTAACCAAATGCGTTCGTCAAGCACATCTTTTCTGTTTATATTTCAAACCTCTCCTTAATGTGAATAGATTGATGATTCAAATACAACGTGGAGCAAGTGACTATTAAGTGTCTCTCTTGTTGAGAATTTAACTACAACAAAGATTACTTTTCAGACTCTTAGCTTATGTCGTCTAAGCAATGAAGAGATGATGTGAGGTTATAAAAGCTCCAATAGGAGCACTCAAAAATAACTGCTGTTTCTCACCTCATAGTTGTTGTCCAGAGCGATGGTCTTGAAGTTCTTCAGTTTCCTCAGATCCCACAGCTTCAGAGAGCTATCCTGAGCACCTGGAGTACAACACCAGACAAGGATGTCAGGCCATTTAAATCAAACTCAATCCAACACAGATTCACAATACAGTTCTGAACCATTTTCATTCAAAAACGGGGTGAGTGTGCTGGGGTTAACGACAGATTCTCAATATCTACGGCTCCTACACATCTTACATTTCAAAATTTGTGCAATTCCCAAATGTTCAAGACCAAGAAACTATCCCCATACATAATTTCCCATACATTTCCAAACGTGTCTATCAAAGATAGAGGAACaaaattctgtttaaaaaaagctTTTAATAGTTCTCACCTGTGGCCAGGTAGTATCCGTTCTCAGAGAAAGCGATGGAGGTGACGGGGCCGGAGTGGCCGGGGAAGTTGGCCACGTTGGTGCGCTCCTTCAGATCCCAGATCTTGATTTGGGAGTCAGCCGTCCCAGTGccaaaaatgagaccatcaggGTGGAACTGAGCACAGGTGAGAGCTGCGGGGAGAAGATACAAAGGTTACCACCTGGAACGGGACTCTTATTGAGATTGCCATACACACAAATTATTACACACTTACCACAGCCGGCACTCTCATCAGTGACTTTGGTGAGGACTCTACCAGTCTGGATGTCAGAAAAGGCCCAGTACtgcagcggagagaggagagaaaagaggtgagTGAGGAAGATGTTCAGACATGAGATAGATTTTTTCATCATCCACCCTCTGCATAATTACAGGTCATAGTCGTTATCTTTAATAGGGAATAAGTTCTGCCAGTATTTTGGTTCAGCTACGCGCTTGGCATACCTGGTCCTCGGAGGAGCTGAGCAGGTAGTCCCCAGTGGCGTGGAGGGAGAGCCCGGTTACGCCCGCCTCGTGGGCACGCACCACCTGGACGCAGTTGCCACCGGTGACGGACCACACACGGATGGTGCTGTCTGGAGATGCAGAGAAAACCACCGActggagggggaaaagagagcgGGGAGCAAGGGGTGGGAAAGAAAGCGAACAACAACGGATAAGAATTATGGATCATATCTCTTTCTGAAAAGTACTATCACACATACTATCAGGTTGTTGACAGTGATTCTGACAGGCTGATGTTTAACGCTGGGACAGGAGATGTTACCTGGGATGGATGGTAGATGACAGAGGTGACCTTCTTGGTGTGACCCTTGAGCGTGGCCACAATCTGCTCCTCGTTCTTGTCAAACACCACCACATTCTTATCAGCTCCACCTGGAAGAATGGCAGGATCGATGTCATATAACAGATACTATCAAACAATTTAAAGTGTCTTAATGAAtctcaaatgtattttgaaattgAGAGATGAGCATGAGATGGATCAGTGTACCGGTGAGCACTTTGTTGGTGTCTGAGGGACACAAATCCAGAGCCAGGATGCCAGGGACACTGGCACTATGGAGGCCctgagagcaacagagagaaaacatggTGAATCACTATATGCACAAAAGCAGTTGAATTCCTCCTCATTCAAAAAGAAGAAAGGTAATCCATTCCCAATCAAAATGGACAGAAAGCAGTACTTACAGCATGGGAGGCCACCTGGCGATATTTGCTCAGATCCTCAGCTCTAACCAGCTCTTCTGGAACAGTCTTTCCTCTCTGGGGAAACAAACAGGAAAGGAGTTATAGGAGTATGAAAATATATTACACTGTATCACAATGTACAATATATGTAGGTTTGTGGGAGAATGAATGAGTGCGTAACCATATAATCGCTAAGAAGCGTGAATAACAGCTAACTAAAAgagctaaaaaaaatattaccttctttctctctgtggtgAGGACAGTGGCTTTGTCTTGGAGCTGCAAACAGGAAAATTGACATTATTTAAATTACACATTTTAGACCCGGAAATGAGCAGCTCAACATCAAATAATGATTCATGTAGCTAGAAGCCAGCCTTACCTTCTGGATGATCTCAGGGGTCATTCCCACCTGTTCGCTGATCTCCATCGGCTCTCCACCAGCGCCCTGAGAGACGGAGGGCAGAAGGGAGAGATCGTGAGGAGGAATGATGGGAAAGATGCTGATGTAGATTTACTGATCAGTATTTCATGCATAGGAATAAAAGTCAGATCACTCACCACTGCAGCCGGCTGAGAGGCGGGGACTGCCTGTGGCGCGACCAATCCAGCTTGGGGTTTGAGCGTGGCGAGGGCTGTGAAGCGGAAATAAACCCCAtgagaaaaacacatacaaCCACCACAAATACAAGGGACAGAGGACGGCATGAGCTGGCGTCAACCTACCCTCTCTGGCAGCGGTGACCTCTTTGGTGAGTCGGGCGATGACTCTGCAGGCGGCATCATGTTGGTAGAGAGCGTGAGAAAGCTCCTGGCGGGTggtctgcagctgctgcctcaGAGTGAAGCTGTGAAGCATCACCGCATcctgggagagaaaggaggcaACGGGATGAGGGAAACTTATTTACCAATctgacagaaaaataataaagtacAAAGGAAAAAATCCAGCCTCGGAtactcatcaatctgtgatgtccaaTGCATTCTTTTATGGTGAAGTGttaaatttacttttttggtgtacccactttccctcaacctgcctcatctaattcggttagtgatttcctacatttcccagaatgactttcaacaacctccaccAAAACTTATACATGCAGTTGGAGAGGGAAAttgcatagtaagagcaagaaagTGAGTGTTTTTTCAGTTGAGAAACAGCAGGAGTTGTGCCCCTTAGGCAAAACAGAACCCATCTTGAGGCTGCATGCTTTatggtctactgaggctaccCTCAGTGGAGAAATTTGTATCTGTTGGTTCTGCAATGGATTTatctctgtatgattgttgaacattggtgcaaaatggtgagtctagacaGAAGCCTTCGCTCTTTAATCCtcagactgacaccaaaaccccatgtttactgttgatgttttagatatttttttctgctatcaaacccCACTGTAGTTAcgtcatctacatttggccacttGTCCAAGGgattaagaaaaatacacaatcaAAATGGGCCCAGATCAGGTTCATGCAGGGTAACATTAACAGTTAGTGTTTCAGGGTTGATCAGGTTACTCACCCATTCATCTTGAAGGGACTTGAGTATGGCAGGGATGCTTGTTGCTGAGGGTGCCTTTGGTCGAATAGGATGAGACACTGGGGTGGAGAAAAGTAATGTTCAGAGGTAATACAGTGTCATAAGGTGTTAAAGTTAAGCCAAATATTAAGACCTtattaatgctacctggaactGAGCGttgtaaaaatcaaaataaagacacaaattTCTGATttaacatagctaatgaaagttctgaaactatgaATGGGCAGCATAAGAAAAAGGAAATTACTTGGCAAAGGACATAAAGTCCAGTTGTTTAGTGAAGTAGATACTATGCCCATTGTATCATTGTATATTGACCATGCAGCGCAGAGAAACTTGctattgcatggtgaaaaatgAAGACATCCAGACCTAACATttagattttaagactttttcagactttaagGACCCGCGGACACACTGCTCGGTGCAAAATAGTAGTGCAAGTCCTACATTACTCTGCTGCCACTGGTTTACCTTTGATGTCTATGAGCTGCTCCTCAGACAGAGGTTGACCGTTCATCGGGTCCGTCCCATTCTCTGCGATGTATTTTTCGATCAGCCTGCGCTCGAACACCTGGTTGGACACCGGGGAGACGCACGGATGCTCCGGGACCTCGTTGGAAACTGGAAAACCGCAGTTAAAACTTAATCACATGATACCGATAGTCATACAACCTTCAACTAGCTGGATATGCCGTTATTGCATCAAGGCGGCACTGCATGGCCGCTAACGTTAGCCGGCTTAGCTaggcagctagcgttagcgcgGTGCCTAGCTTACTTTGCCTCCTCATATCGCTGCTTTCAACTTACTTGCACAAACCAAAGACATCTTCCACGCGCACTTCTACACGTCGCTTCTGAAGATTTTAATTATGTGCGCCTTTTACGATGATTGATATTATAGCTAATCTGTActttatttatgttttgctCAAGTTGGAAGTGGCACGCTGTCCTTTCATTGCCGCTACAAatcccagtgcatgctgggacagtTATGGTCAGCTAGTGAGTTCTTCTTCTacgctttattttcctttgTGTTCATGCCTCAAAGGCACTTGACTGCCCTCTCCCGGTCAGGCACGACACATTTACACTGGAGACAAGTCAAGtacaaagttttgtgtttttgttcttgttaaattttatttattgacaAGTGAGAAGTGCTTGAACATTATGCTATTGCAAAAATATTACGGAAGGCTAACCTCCTAAGCCACTAGAAAGATTCAGTGATAAAATTTAATCCTGTACACAAAGTTCATAACCACACATGAATAGGCTATTGCAATATTTGGTGGAACGTATAACATTTAACATTATAACTATAACTACAATGACTTCGAGGGTAAATCATTGATTAATACTATATAATATCACTGCAATTAGACTAAAGGTCATAGAGCAGACattaaaaaagataaatattATTTTGTGGTAAATTATTTAAGTGGTTAACATGTATATGGTGGATTGGGAAAacttgaaactgaaactgaaactgaaaaatacTTCAAATAACTGTATCTATTaatgtacttttacttaagaaTTCCCTTTTGCAGCCTTATCTATCCCAACTCCAATTTCTATATACCTTTCTATATACCTCCATCCTCACATAACATTAATAAAAAATCtcattacacacatacacacacagcaaatataCAGTGCAGATCATATTGGTCCTGAGGGTCCAGAGGTAGGTAACAGCAGATTTTAGAAACACCATCAACCAGTGTCAATATACGGGTAATATGGAACAGGAAGGCTATTGCTCGACTCATGCTGAAGAAAGATTATCatttacatgaaaaaataaCATGCAATACTGACATCAAACAGTTTGAAACTAGGTTCAGATGTCAAAGGCACAGgtgaggttttgttttttcccataACGGTTTCACTACATCTGAGAAGTCTACAGTTTTATCCATGCCTGACACTTCTACTTCCCTCATGTTAGCTCCGCTCCTCTGCCTCCTATAAGAAGTTGAGTTTGTCTGAAGTGTAAACGCTGCAGGATTCCGAGGTGTCCACATCTAGCGGCATGGTGGAGAAGTACTCTTTCGCTGTGCTCCACCTCTCTTTATCCCCCTCTTTCTTGATCTGGAACTGAACGCAGTCCTCGGACGAGTGGAGGCAGTCGGAGGCGCCGGGCATCGAGAAGGAAATCTTCCTCGCCGTCTCATTGGACGGGTCCTGATAGTGAGGAAGAAGGACATACGATACGGTTTTTAGTCAGTGTGCTGGATCCTGTGTTTCTCCAgatgactgcacacacacacacacacacacacacacacacacacacacacacagctggagcgTAGTAATATTACCTCAGCAGTGGAGTCGTGAGCAGCGGAGCTCCCAGCTGCCAGTCTGTCTGCTTCCTGGTTCTCAGATCTCACACCAACTGGGGATAACTGAGCTCCCGTTTCTACCATGACAGGAGTGtaaccctgcacacacacaaacacacacactcactttgcAGCaacgaaaaaaagaaaaacgacgGGACTCGTTTCAAAGTGGATCAGCCCTACCATGTGAGTGGGACTGGCTCTTGGGCTCCACTTGCTTGGCGTCCCAGGCTGAACAGAGTGACTGTAGAAGGCCGAGGGCTGAGGACTCGGCTGGCTGTAGtcctgcaacacaaacacaagacatGGCAGCACAAGAGGATGAAAGGGAGATAAAGGAGAAACGGAAGACGAAACACAATTGGCCTCATTCATGAATCTTGCGTACTAAGAgatttaagagaaaaaaaattagcattcatcattttttcctTACTTGACCTTTTTCTTTGGTATGAACAAAAGTCACGAGTCATTTGAAACATTCTTACAATGAATCTCACTCAAGAAATTTATTCTTTGCAGGCTTTATGCTGGATGTATAACAATTTTGTATGGTTAAAGACCTAAAATTAACAATCACAACTGATTTACATCAATATATACAATCCATATATGAATCATATGATGAATCAATGTCGCTCTTTGAATTAACCTCAGTTAATTAATGGTGGCACTTTGGCATCTTTGGCAACTTTGGCTAAGTTATCAGCATATCCTGCATGTACTACAGAAGCCAatcactgtgttttattttgctctTTAAGCATCTTATTGTTTTGCGCCTCCAAAGCAATCAATAAACTTTCACCCTCTGCATTGAGGTAGCTTCCacccttttctttttgtttgctgCGGGCCTGTTGGAAGCCCATATTTTCCCCCACTGTTCTCTTGTGGATATTTTGGCATCagcagtgttttctgtgtctgcGGTGGAAGCCTCGGTCAACATGGCTTCATTCAGCATGTTCCCTCACCTGTATATTGATCCTGGGAGGGTTAGCTGGAGGAGTGTGGTTTGCTCGGAGGCCGGTGAGGATCTGCGAGAGGCTGCAGTTCGGGTAGCGCTTCATGAACAGGATGAAACCGGCCAGCGACACGAACATACCGGACGGGACGGTGATGGACTTGAGGACCGCTCGCCATTTACCCGCCTTATCTGGAGAggtcagaggcagagagaagggatgaagatggaaagaaacaaaaaacatccagatACAAGCGACACCTAAAACGCGTCCTGTCACTCACCGATCACCtgcagggaggtggaggacaCCAGGTTGCCGTCCCTGTCTCTGATGTCGTACGTCCCATCGTGCCTCGCGGTTAGCCTGGCGATCACGACCTCGGTGACGGAGCCGTTCCTGCCCAGAGAGACGAGGCCGCGGTACCGCATGTCGTGGTCCATGACCTGGCCCTCCCGGATCAGCTGCACGGGGCCGCGGGGGGGCCTGGGGTCAAAAGGGCCAAGCGAGGATTCGTCCGGGTACCGGGTGGGGGTAAAAATGAGGTGGGCATGAgggacagggagaaagaggggcagGTTTAGAGACTCCTTGGAGAAGCGGGTGACATTGAAGGTGTGTCCTGCGGGGGGCCGTGTGCGGGATTATGaacagagagaaggatggaggatgaAGGAAAAGTAAGGAGAAGGCATGGGAAGGGGTGAGGGGGTGCCAGGTGGAAAGGGAAAGATAAGATATAAGCATTACCTTTGATAGGAGCCTAAAATTTAAGATGCCCATAACAAATTTCACCAGCCTCTGTTCTCCCTGCCTCTAAAACCTCCCGTCCCCCTGCGCTCGGCCCCTGCTCACCCTGGACAGTGAGGGTGCTGCGGGACAGGACCTTCCCGCTCTCGTCCCGGACGGTGTAGTTGCCCTGGTCCGCCTGCGTCACCCTCTCGGCCACCCAGGCCTTCCCGTCCCGCTGCAGCCGGCCCCGGCCGCCGGCGTCGGCGTCGGTCCGATTCCACAGCACCACCGGCTCTGCCTCGGGCGGGGCACCCCGGGGCGAAAACTCCAGCAGGGAGCCGTCCTGGGGGATGCCGTGCTGAAAGGTCTCCCCGTAGTTTCTTCGGTAGGATTTGATACATTCTGAAGCGGGAtgaaggggtggagggaggggcgggaggaaatcaaaacattcaatttcaaaccaATCAGAGAGGAGGGCCGTAGAGAACACTTGTATAttaggaaagcagagaggagactTTTCTACCTGAGACGGTGAGGCGAACTGTCTCATAGGTGAAACCGGACGACAGCTTGATGGCGTAGAGTCCCTGGTCACCGTGGGTCACTTCCTTCAGCACCAGCATCCGATCTCTGGTCCACTCAAACCGCGGGTCCTTCACCTGCATATAAAGGCTTTGCTGAACCTGTTTGAGCTGCACTGTACACAAGcaaacgcacacatgcacactttgaCTCACTGTGTTCTTATCCAGCAGGACGCGCCGCGGGCCAGGAGGGGCGTTCGGTGTAAAAGTCACAATTCTTGACGCCGAGTACACCGGCAGGCGAAATTCCTTCCCGGCACACACAATCTGGAATTCTTCATTTTCACCTGTCAAAAagtgtcaaaaaaacaaaagcggTACAGGGTCAACAAGCTCTTGCTGTCCTGGGTTAACTGACACAGAGAATATTTGTAGGTGTGGGTGGGATGAGATGCAATGTCGCTCGCTGCTGACTCACCCAATGGGAAACCTGTTGGAAAAGACAGAATATGTAGCCCACTGGCAATATAACAGTCCAAACATGTATTGAAATGAATTTGTACAGTGCAAATAATCTTGAAGACTTACCCATAGTGAGAGGAAGGGTGAAAAGGGCAGCCAGTAGCACACGGGAGAGCATCTTGTAAAGTGAAGAGAGACCAAAGCGGGATTGTTTCACCTATAAACAGTCCGCACAGGGGACAGGGACGCACACGTCATTATCATTCACCCCCATCCTCCTCTAAAGCCAAGCCAGCTAACGAGGATAGGCTGTCATCAATCAACAAGCTACACAAGGGGGTGCTGCAAGACAGCCGTGACGAGGTTTCTGCAGCCTAATGACGAATAAATACTTTCCTCAAGCATCAATAAAGAGCCTGATGCACGCTGCCTGGCTAGTCGTTACAGTCATGTCCAGTCAGGTGTCCAATATGCTACTTATCAGCCACAGAAGACCACGCACTGCTCTATTATCGCGATTAATTGATAATAATTTATTAGAAATGAACAGTCTGTCACGCATCTAGTCTGGACTCACCTGGACGACGTGTGGAAAATAAGTCCACCGCTAGATATTAACGACTATTTCTCTGAATGAGGATAGGAGAATAAACAACGTCCCTTGCTCAGTGCGCATGAGCATCCGACCTCACTTTTATTTATGGCAACGGGGCTACGCTGTATTCTCGGCGGCTGCTGCGCAACTTACGTCGCGCTTTACTCCTCGGTAAACAATACGCTGCTGGCGCACAGAAGCGGGTCGTTATGAGGGGTGGGTGGCTCTCTGGTGCTCTACGTCGAGATTAACCTTCAAATGTACCGTGgtgtttaaaaagaaagaagaaagaaaaagacgtGGCCGTGGCTGGGCTTGTAGCTCATAAAGATGTTTGCTGTAGTGAAGAGATTGCAGTTTTGGGCATATGTGCTGCTGGTTACAGGTTGCGCTGGTGAGTACGAGCTCTACTCACTGTCAGCCACTATACTATACAGGCAGGATGGACAAGAGCAGGGCCGACCTCATTCTGTCCAGACCGTCCAGACCTTGGTCCAGACCGGTGTTGGGAAGATGCTGTGAAAGTCTAGTTTGACAAGCTGCAAGTTATTTCACACTGGAAGAAGTAGATCTACAGCCAAGCTGCAGTGTCACTTGTAATCAATCACatgactgcaaaaaaaaaaaaaagacactgaatGCATCATCTGGGCCTTCACAGCGGTCAgtagagagaaggggagataaCTTCAATAAACAAGATAATATAAAAACTTCTTTAAATGTATAGCCAAAATAGTGGGTATCAAATTGAGAAAAAAGTATAAACTATAAACAATACCCACATTTGAATTTAGTTGAACTGCAACTAAGTAAGTGCAAACTATAGTTAAACTACTGGTTTAATTTCATGTAGTTTTAAGAGCTCCTGTATGATATTGATGACACTGATGAAACCAGGGGACTTTTTCTGGCACAGTTGAAACTACACATTTAGGTGAGAACATCCAAAGTTGTAAAATCATTTTGATTGGTAAAGATTAAGAATCATTACCCaacacaacttttttttatcaggtGTAGTTTGCAGTGTTCTTTCTTTATATGCCAATTCAAGAAGGTCTCTCTctaaatgttttctgtttttttgtgattctcAGATTGTTCTGATGAAGTAACCAAGTTGTACGGGCAGACGTACTCCTTGAGGGTACCCCAAAACGCCTATTTCTTGGAGTTCTCCTTCATGGGTGAGGATGAGTCAGTGCTCCTTTGGGATCGCACAGACCCTGGAGtcagtgagggagacagagggcaCATGGATGGAAACTGGTGGGTTATCTATAACGTCACCCAGCATGATCAGGGCCGCTACAGCCTCAGGGCCCAGAACAAGAGGTTGATAAAAACACATGAGCTCTGGGTGTCAGGTGAGGCCAGACAGTCCGCCTTCATCTTTTAAGTCTTTTCATCCTTAACTgacttttcatttctttttgccATTACTTTGCTGcatcacattttaatattatgccccctccccctctcttttcctcctttagAATGGGAACAGTATCACAGCAAAATGGAGGGTCAATTATGAGCTGTCAGCGATGACTTAATCTTTTGCCTCCCCTCTCTAATAGCTGATGATCCTCCGTACTTTTACATCGGTGTTGGAGTCGGCATTCTCCTCATGGtgcttctctgctgctgctgtgtgaggAGGTGCTGCTGTAAGAAGAGCTCCTCTAAAAGGGACGACTCTGCTCCAGAGTCTGCAGCAGCACCCGCTGTGTATTACCATGATGTAAGTACCatcgcaaacacaaacactaccATCTGCTACCAACTATTCATACCAATCTGCTGCATCACAGTTAGAAGGGaagggacgctcttctctgttgcagccctacatcATGATTTAGgctaagatgggtgtatttttacataaaaatcttgcctagtgcagattTAATACTCTTTAATCTGATGAATGTCTCTGATACAATTGCAGAATACCAGCCTCCCCTCAGGCCCAAGTACCTGTCCACCAGCTTTCCTCCAGCAACCTTCAGGCCCAACAAATCCCACTTATTCCCCTGGCATTGCTTGCCCCAGCCAGTCTCCAGGTCTAGCTCGTCCCAGTCAGCCGTCGGGTCCGGCGTACCCCAGCCAACCTACTGTTACTGTTCATGATCCACTGGTAGGTGTAGTGACTCTGCAtcccattttttttgtttccgtTCTCCGCAACCTGAGGCATGAACTTGTATCCCTTCcccttacatacacacacagacacacatgcaaaaaaaccactccacacacacactaacattttTTCCTGTTCTCTGCATTCTCCAGGTTCCAGCTTCAacttacacttacacttatGAGCCCACTGGTCCCCTCACTGCTAGGGAACCTGAATCCAGGTCCCTGGAGCCACCGGTAGGTGTTGTATTTTTATCCATGTGAACTCACCTAAACCTGAGGGATGCACA is part of the Centroberyx gerrardi isolate f3 chromosome 16, fCenGer3.hap1.cur.20231027, whole genome shotgun sequence genome and harbors:
- the prpf19 gene encoding pre-mRNA-processing factor 19, which codes for MSLVCAISNEVPEHPCVSPVSNQVFERRLIEKYIAENGTDPMNGQPLSEEQLIDIKVSHPIRPKAPSATSIPAILKSLQDEWDAVMLHSFTLRQQLQTTRQELSHALYQHDAACRVIARLTKEVTAAREALATLKPQAGLVAPQAVPASQPAAVGAGGEPMEISEQVGMTPEIIQKLQDKATVLTTERKKRGKTVPEELVRAEDLSKYRQVASHAGLHSASVPGILALDLCPSDTNKVLTGGADKNVVVFDKNEEQIVATLKGHTKKVTSVIYHPSQSVVFSASPDSTIRVWSVTGGNCVQVVRAHEAGVTGLSLHATGDYLLSSSEDQYWAFSDIQTGRVLTKVTDESAGCALTCAQFHPDGLIFGTGTADSQIKIWDLKERTNVANFPGHSGPVTSIAFSENGYYLATGAQDSSLKLWDLRKLKNFKTIALDNNYEVKSLVFDQSGTYLAVGGSDIRVYICKQWSEVLNFSEHSGLVTGVAFGENAQFLSSAGMDRSLKFYSL
- the LOC139914078 gene encoding uncharacterized protein LOC139914078; translation: MGENEEFQIVCAGKEFRLPVYSASRIVTFTPNAPPGPRRVLLDKNTVKDPRFEWTRDRMLVLKEVTHGDQGLYAIKLSSGFTYETVRLTVSECIKSYRRNYGETFQHGIPQDGSLLEFSPRGAPPEAEPVVLWNRTDADAGGRGRLQRDGKAWVAERVTQADQGNYTVRDESGKVLSRSTLTVQGHTFNVTRFSKESLNLPLFLPVPHAHLIFTPTRYPDESSLGPFDPRPPRGPVQLIREGQVMDHDMRYRGLVSLGRNGSVTEVVIARLTARHDGTYDIRDRDGNLVSSTSLQVIDKAGKWRAVLKSITVPSGMFVSLAGFILFMKRYPNCSLSQILTGLRANHTPPANPPRINIQDYSQPSPQPSAFYSHSVQPGTPSKWSPRASPTHMGYTPVMVETGAQLSPVGVRSENQEADRLAAGSSAAHDSTAEDPSNETARKISFSMPGASDCLHSSEDCVQFQIKKEGDKERWSTAKEYFSTMPLDVDTSESCSVYTSDKLNFL